The Pseudomonas multiresinivorans DNA window GCCTTCAACTACTGCATCCTGCCCTGGGCGCAGCGCGCCAATGGGAGTGATGCGGGTACGGTCCTGGTAGCGCAGCGGCAGGTGGAAGAGGATGTCCTGGAGGTTCTCCAGGCCGACCTTCGCCAGTTTCTCCTCCAGCGCGGCGCCTACGCCCTTGAGCGCGGTGACCGGGACGTTAGACAGATCGGTCATGCCGGCTCGGCTTCACCCTTGACGGTCGGCTTGGCGACCGAACAGAGGCGGATCGAGTCGGCCAGCACCTCGATGGCGCGCGGCCGCGGGAAGCTGGCGCGCCAGGCGATGGCGACGGTACGGAAGGGCACTGGCGCGCTGAACGGACGCACTTCCAGCACGCCCGGCGCATAGTGGTGGCTGTCCACGGCGGAGAACGGCAGCACCGACACGCCCAGGCCGGAGGCGACCATGTGGCGAATGGTTTCCAGCGAGCTGGATTCCACGGTGGTGTGCTTGTTCTCGCTGCCCTTGTGGGTCGTCGGGCAGGCTTCGAGTACCTGGTCGCGGAAGCAGTGGCCCTCGCCGAGCAGCAGCAGGCTCTTGTCGTTGAGCAACTCCGGGTCGATGGTCTTCTTCGCGGTCCATTGATGGTCCGCCGGCATCAGCACGTAGAACGGCTCGTCGAACAGCTGCAGGGTCAGCACGTCGGCTTCCTGGAACGGCAGGGCGATGATGATCGCGTCCAGCTCGCCGGTGCGCAGCTTGTCGCGCAG harbors:
- a CDS encoding hydrogen peroxide-inducible genes activator — protein: MTLTELRYIVTLAQEQHFGRAAERCHVSQPTLSVGVKKLEDELGVLIFERSKSAVRLTPVGEGIVAQAQKVLEQAQGIRELAQAGKNQLTSPLKVGAIYTIGPYLFPHLIPQLHRVAPQMPLYIEENFTHILRDKLRTGELDAIIIALPFQEADVLTLQLFDEPFYVLMPADHQWTAKKTIDPELLNDKSLLLLGEGHCFRDQVLEACPTTHKGSENKHTTVESSSLETIRHMVASGLGVSVLPFSAVDSHHYAPGVLEVRPFSAPVPFRTVAIAWRASFPRPRAIEVLADSIRLCSVAKPTVKGEAEPA